ACATGCTCGGCCAGAATCTGTCCCGCCGTCCGGACCGTGCCGTGCAGGAGAGGAACGGGATACCCCTGCCCCACGAGAGCCTGCATTTTCCCCCACCGATAGACCTGGCCGGAATCGAGGTCCGGCAGGTCCACATTGGCGGGCGAAAAGAGGGAATTGATCAGCGATCCGCCCACCATCAGCGTCGCCGCCGCGCCGAGGTAGGACTGCCATCCCCAGGCGGTCTGGGCGATCATGCCCGCCCCCGCGAAGGAACCGCCGGCTATCATGGAACCGACCCCCATGGCCACGACGGGCACCAGCAGGGAAGCGATGACGGCCAACGGATTCTTGCCGTCGCCGCCTCTGACCACGGGAACCAGGGTGACCCAGTCCCAGGGCTCGGGGACGTAGGTGCGGGCCCGTTCTCCGGAAACGATTCTTCCGTTGACCGAGAGAGTATATTCCGCGCCCGTATCGAAAGAGAGCCGTTCCAGGTAGGAAGAAAGAGGGACTCCGGGGCGGTAGGGAAGAGTCGATATCTTGCGGTCGGAAGGCGAGAACGGGTTACGTATGCGGGTTACGGTCAGTTTTTCCATCCCTTCGCCTCCAGAGCGGGGAAATAGTGCCCCTCGATGTGACGCCTCCACCAGGGATGATCCGTTCGGTCCAGATGAACGCCTCTTTTGGAATCCGTATGGAGGAATCTGCCGCCGCCCAGATAGACGGCCGTGTGATTGATCGCGTCGACGGTGTTGAAACGGACGGTCAGAAGGGCGGGAAGGACGGAGTCCGGTTCGACCCGGTTCCAGACCGACCGATGAGAATCGATCTCGCTCGCGATCCGGAACGGGTCCAGGCAGGAGACGCGGTAATCCGGAAGATCGATTCCCGCCCTGAAAAAGACCACCCGCACCAGGCCCCAACAGTCGAGACCCGATCGGGGATCCCGACCGCCGTCGACGAAGGGCACGCCCAGAAGATCCGCGTACGTGATCTTAAGAGGCATAGAGACCACCCTGGGGGATGGACGGTTCGCCTCCGTAGCGGGTCGAGTTGCCTCTTTGCCTGCAGTCGGCCAACGTTTTGCCGCACGTCGGCAGATCCTGCAGAACGCCCGCCGATACGCCGCATTCCGCGCCGCCGTACCTGAATGGGCAGAAGTTCTTCAGATTACGCCGGGCGGGACGCCGGGAAGCGAGGGGATAGTCGATGCCCAGAGTGAAGGTCACCCACCGCGCGTCCGTCTTCACGCCCGTCACGGAATAGACCTCCTCGAGCTCCGGAGACATCTGGTCCAGATGGGCGGAATGAACGACTCTCAAGGTCGCGGCGGAGCCCACCCCCCCGTCGGCGGACTCGAGGTAGGCCTGGACGGCCCGCGTCACGTTCGAGACCTGGATCGTCACCTTGGGAATCTCCCCCTTGGACTCCTCGCCCATCACGCTGAATTCGAAAGGGAAGGCCACCCAGGTCTCTCCGTTCCAGATCACGTTTTCGGTGTTTCTGACGAAGCGCAGAACCGTCCCGTCGGAGACTTTGACTTCCAGGAGAATCAGCCAGGCCCCGTCCGAAGCGAGATTGTTCTTTTCCAGAATGGCCGCCGCCGACAACGAAAACATGACTCACACCTCCCGAAGCTGAAGTTCCGCGGCCCAGCGGCCGGGAAGAGTTTTCCTGATCCGGGGAACGGAGACGAATCGGACCGCATGGCTTGTCCCATCCAGGGGATGAGTCCACAAGAATGAGGCCGACCCGCCCAAGGTCGACCGCCAGAAGCTTTCCAATCTC
The DNA window shown above is from Aminithiophilus ramosus and carries:
- a CDS encoding C40 family peptidase, giving the protein MPLKITYADLLGVPFVDGGRDPRSGLDCWGLVRVVFFRAGIDLPDYRVSCLDPFRIASEIDSHRSVWNRVEPDSVLPALLTVRFNTVDAINHTAVYLGGGRFLHTDSKRGVHLDRTDHPWWRRHIEGHYFPALEAKGWKN
- a CDS encoding DUF1833 family protein, yielding MFSLSAAAILEKNNLASDGAWLILLEVKVSDGTVLRFVRNTENVIWNGETWVAFPFEFSVMGEESKGEIPKVTIQVSNVTRAVQAYLESADGGVGSAATLRVVHSAHLDQMSPELEEVYSVTGVKTDARWVTFTLGIDYPLASRRPARRNLKNFCPFRYGGAECGVSAGVLQDLPTCGKTLADCRQRGNSTRYGGEPSIPQGGLYAS